The Ictalurus furcatus strain D&B chromosome 5, Billie_1.0, whole genome shotgun sequence genome includes a region encoding these proteins:
- the agtpbp1 gene encoding cytosolic carboxypeptidase 1 isoform X2 — protein sequence MSSVHVCDKRVYASVHGTVCMSKIKMDYSSRRWRDVHIRPLFSPEKTHKEIMAKGSSGMEVILSTLENTRDLQTTLSVLGILNELLTVGGGRRIGVFVSKGGTGILLQLLISSGRETSPSEELMLQIHALLAKVGPKDRKFGIKARLIGALNVTVNLLKQNLQNYKLLLPCIQVLRVYASNSVNGVSLGKSGVVEMMFKVIGPYSKKNTTLLKVALDTVAVLLKSKMNARRAVDRGHMPALLAIYQDWHQNDTRHRHVLIRKSILGCIKNLTNIKLGRKAFIDADGMRILYNTSTECLPVRTLDPLVNISSLIMRKCFPKNRLPVPTIKSVFHYPLPHVPASGPVAQLYSQPPGVDDVVDESDDNEDTEIDTENEEDEKDHKSQNHDVETDLNKLRPRQIPIRPFDELRPFECFFPEFSEDFQDYDFETNKSMSPPAPEAPKHQKHSIVIPTAQTKPRNKSSHQNQGDKPLDLDGISIAKAPERELVHGLSRLLLDTSDPVNGGSCVEAGLQEEGGEQAELEVPDTAALLPLHDPDLYLEMVKGTFSVPGYTEVAYPDYFGHVAPSFREHIFERVYGVQRAKIFQDIERLIHPSDIMDKVVYDLDLQSCPLIDDGESLKFNSQFESGNLRKAIQVRKFEYDLVLNSDINSNHYHQWFYFEVSGMRVGVPYRFNIINCEKSNSQFNYGMQALMYSVQEAIRGSPRWVRTGSDICYYKNHFSRSSIAAGGQKGKSYYTITFTVTFHHKDDVCYFAYHYPYTYSTLKMHLQKLHALCTPHIYYRQQQLCKTLGGNDCPLLTITAMPESSSNDHVCQFKNRPLVFLSARVHPGETNASWVMKGTLEFLMSSGPLAQSLRESYIFKIIPMLNPDGVINGNHRCSLSGEDLNRQWQNPSAELHPTIYHTKSLLQYLSAIGRAPLVFCDYHGHSRKKNVFMYGCSVKETVWQTNVSASSCDLQEDLGYRTLPKLLSQLAPAFSLSSCSFVVERSKESTARVVVWNEIGVQRSYTMESTLCGCDQGKYKGLQIGTRELEEMGAQFCVALLRLRRHTSPLELRNHNTHLLDVESDLIDTSPTTYVMEEDEPAYIEEVDYSAESDDENDPELEPAHLDLNSDPEFNHQDSLT from the exons ATGTCAAGCGTGCATGTCTGTGACAAACGCGTATATGCATCTGTGCATGGAACAGTGTGTATGTCGAAGATAAAGATGGACTATAGCAGTCGCAGATGGAGGGACGTACACATTCGGCCTCTGTTCAGCCCTG AGAAGACGCATAAGGAGATCATGGCTAAAGGCTCGAGTGGGATGGAGGTCATTCTCTCAACTCTAGAG AACACAAGGGATTTGCAGACAACTCTGAGCGTCCTGGGGATTCTGAATGAGCTGTTGACTGTGG GTGGCGGCCGCAGGATTGGCGTGTTCGTATCTAAAGGAGGAACCGGCATCCTCCTGCAGTTACTGATCAGCTCCGGCAGAGAAACGTCTCCCAGTGAAGAGCTCATGCTGCAGATCCACGCTCTACTAGCCAAAGTCGGGCCTAAAG ACAGGAAGTTTGGAATTAAAGCACGGCTGATCGGGGCTCTGAACGTGACCGTGAATCTGCTGAAACAAAACCTGCAGAATTACAAACTGCTGCTGCCGTGTATACAAGTTCTCCGCGTCTACGCCAGCAACT CGGTGAACGGCGTGTCTCTGGGAAAGAGCGGCGTCGTGGAGATGATGTTCAAAGTCATCGGACCCTACAGCAAGAAGAACACCACTCTGCTGAA AGTGGCCCTTGATACGGTGGCAGTATTGCTGAAATCAA aaATGAATGCCCGGCGGGCGGTAGACAGGGGACACATGCCAGCTCTGCTCGCCATCTATCAGGACTGGCACCAGAACGACACACGCCACAGACACGTGCTGATTCGCAAGAGCATTCTGGGTTGCATCAAAAACCTCACCAACATCAAGCTGGGTAGAAAGGCTTTCATCGACGCAGATGGCATGAGGATTCTCTACAACACATCTACT GAGTGTTTGCCTGTTAGGACTTTGGATCCTCTAGTCAACATTTCCAGCCTGATCATGAGAAAGTGCTTTCCAAAGAACCGCTTGCCTGTGCCCACCATTAAGAGCGTCTTTCATTACCCACTACCACACGTTCCAGCCAGCGGACCCGTAGCTCAACTCTACAGTCAGCCCCCGGGGG tggaTGACGTTGTAGATGAGAGTGATGATAACGAGGACACAGAGATTGACACggagaatgaggaggatgagaaggACCACAAGTCACAG AATCATGATGTCGAGACTGATCTCAACAAACTACGACCCAGACAGATACCCATACGCCCATTTGATGAATTAAGACCTTTCGAGTGTTTCTTTCCGGAATTTTCTGAGGATTTTCAG GACTATGATTTTGAGACTAACAAATCCATGTCCCCTCCCGCTCCTGAAGCTCCAAAGCACCAAAAACACTCTATAGTCATCCCCACAGCTCAGACCAAACCCAGAAACAAATCCTCACACCAGAACCAGGGAGATAAACCACTGGATCTGGACGGCATCTCAATCGCCAAAGCTCCAGAGCGGGAGCTGGTACACGGTCTGAGCCGGCTGCTTCTTGACACGTCCGATCCGGTGAATGGAGGAAGCTGTGTGGAGGCGGGGCTTCAGGAAGAGGGTGGGGAGCAGGCGGAGCTCGAGGTGCCCGATACTGCCGCCCTTCTGCCTCTGCATGACCCCGATCTGTACCTGGAGATGGTGAAGGGAACGTTCTCTGTGCCTGGGTACACTGAGGTGGCGTATCCGGATTATTTTGGTCACGTAGCACCCAGCTTTCGTGAGCACATTTTCGAGAGGGTTTATGGTGTCCAGAG GGCAAAAATCTTCCAGGATATTGAGAGGCTCATTCACCCCAGTGACATCATGGATAAAGTTGTGTATGACCTTGACCTGCAGAG ctgtccGTTAATCGATGACGGCGAGTCTCTGAAGTTCAACTCGCAGTTTGAATCGGGGAACTTGCGCAAAGCAATTCAAGTCAGAAA GTTCGAGTATGACTTGGTGCTAAACTCGGACATCAATAGTAATCACTATCATCAGTGGTTCTACTTTGAGGTGAGCGGAATGCGTGTGGGGGTACCGTATCGCTTCAACATCATCAACTGTGAAAAATCCAACAGCCAGTTCAACTACG GCATGCAGGCGCTCATGTACTCTGTACAGGAAGCGATCAGGGGAAGCCCTCGCTGGGTTCGTACTGGATCTGACATCTGCTACTACAA GAACCATTTCTCACGGAGCTCCATCGCAGCTGGGGGTCAGAAAGGCAAATCCTATTACACCATCACCTTTACTGTGACCTTTCATCACAAGGATGACGTCTGTTACTTTGCCTATCATTACCCGTACACCTACTCGACCCTGAAG ATGCATCTCCAGAAGCTGCACGCTCTGTGCACGCCTCACATCTACTACAGACAGCAGCAGCTTTGTAAGACGCTCGGCGGAAACGACTGCCCTCtgctgaccatcacagccatgcCGGAGTCCTCCAGCAACGACCACGTCTGCCAGTTCA AGAACCGGCCGCTTGTGTTCCTCTCCGCACGCGTTCACCCCGGAGAGACCAACGCCAGCTGGGTGATGAAGGGCACGCTGGAGTTCCTGATGAGCTCTGGCCCTCTGGCACAAAGCCTTCGAGAGAGCTACATCTTCAAAATCATCCCTATGCTCAACCCAGACGGGGTCATCAATGGAAA TCACAGGTGTTCTCTGAGCGGCGAGGATCTGAACAGACAGTGGCAGAACCCCAGTGCGGAGCTTCACCCCACCATCTACCACACCAAGAGTCTGCTGCAGTACCTCAGCGCTATCGGGAGAGCACCACTg gtattcTGTGACTACCACGGCCACTCGAGGAAGAAGAATGTGTTCATGTACGGCTGCAGTGTAAAGGAGACGGTGTGGCAGACCAACGTCAGTGCCAGCTCCTGTGACCTGCAGGAGGATCTGGGATAcagg aCTCTCCCTAAGTTGCTGTCTCAGCTGGCTCCTGCCTTTAGCTTGTCCAGCTGCAGCTTCGTGGTGGAGCGCTCTAAAGAGTCGACGGCGCGAGTGGTGGTGTGGAACGAGATCGGCGTCCAGCGCAGCTACACCATGGAGAGCACGCTGTGCGGCTGCGACCAGGGCAAATACAAG ggTCTCCAGATCGGGACGAGGGAGCTGGAGGAAATGGGAGCCCAGTTCTGTGTGGCTCTGCTCAGACTAAGACGCCACACGTCACCTCTGGAGCTGCGTAACCACAACACGCACCTGCTGGACGTGGAGAGTGATTTAATAGACACAAG
- the agtpbp1 gene encoding cytosolic carboxypeptidase 1 isoform X1 has product MNKPKMAMEKGIPSSSRVLMLLGQLERFNGETLHSDSEAIRQVTGKILHLIQTQEKTHKEIMAKGSSGMEVILSTLENTRDLQTTLSVLGILNELLTVGGGRRIGVFVSKGGTGILLQLLISSGRETSPSEELMLQIHALLAKVGPKDRKFGIKARLIGALNVTVNLLKQNLQNYKLLLPCIQVLRVYASNSVNGVSLGKSGVVEMMFKVIGPYSKKNTTLLKVALDTVAVLLKSKMNARRAVDRGHMPALLAIYQDWHQNDTRHRHVLIRKSILGCIKNLTNIKLGRKAFIDADGMRILYNTSTECLPVRTLDPLVNISSLIMRKCFPKNRLPVPTIKSVFHYPLPHVPASGPVAQLYSQPPGVDDVVDESDDNEDTEIDTENEEDEKDHKSQNHDVETDLNKLRPRQIPIRPFDELRPFECFFPEFSEDFQDYDFETNKSMSPPAPEAPKHQKHSIVIPTAQTKPRNKSSHQNQGDKPLDLDGISIAKAPERELVHGLSRLLLDTSDPVNGGSCVEAGLQEEGGEQAELEVPDTAALLPLHDPDLYLEMVKGTFSVPGYTEVAYPDYFGHVAPSFREHIFERVYGVQRAKIFQDIERLIHPSDIMDKVVYDLDLQSCPLIDDGESLKFNSQFESGNLRKAIQVRKFEYDLVLNSDINSNHYHQWFYFEVSGMRVGVPYRFNIINCEKSNSQFNYGMQALMYSVQEAIRGSPRWVRTGSDICYYKNHFSRSSIAAGGQKGKSYYTITFTVTFHHKDDVCYFAYHYPYTYSTLKMHLQKLHALCTPHIYYRQQQLCKTLGGNDCPLLTITAMPESSSNDHVCQFKNRPLVFLSARVHPGETNASWVMKGTLEFLMSSGPLAQSLRESYIFKIIPMLNPDGVINGNHRCSLSGEDLNRQWQNPSAELHPTIYHTKSLLQYLSAIGRAPLVFCDYHGHSRKKNVFMYGCSVKETVWQTNVSASSCDLQEDLGYRTLPKLLSQLAPAFSLSSCSFVVERSKESTARVVVWNEIGVQRSYTMESTLCGCDQGKYKGLQIGTRELEEMGAQFCVALLRLRRHTSPLELRNHNTHLLDVESDLIDTSPTTYVMEEDEPAYIEEVDYSAESDDENDPELEPAHLDLNSDPEFNHQDSLT; this is encoded by the exons ATGAATAAACCCAAAATGGCAATGGAGAAAGG CATCCCCAGCAGTTCCCGGGTGCTGATGTTACTCGGGCAGTTGGAGAGGTTCAATGGAGAGACCCTGCACTCCGACAGTGAGGCCATCAGACAGGTGACCGGCAAAATCCTGCACCTCATCCAGACTCAAG AGAAGACGCATAAGGAGATCATGGCTAAAGGCTCGAGTGGGATGGAGGTCATTCTCTCAACTCTAGAG AACACAAGGGATTTGCAGACAACTCTGAGCGTCCTGGGGATTCTGAATGAGCTGTTGACTGTGG GTGGCGGCCGCAGGATTGGCGTGTTCGTATCTAAAGGAGGAACCGGCATCCTCCTGCAGTTACTGATCAGCTCCGGCAGAGAAACGTCTCCCAGTGAAGAGCTCATGCTGCAGATCCACGCTCTACTAGCCAAAGTCGGGCCTAAAG ACAGGAAGTTTGGAATTAAAGCACGGCTGATCGGGGCTCTGAACGTGACCGTGAATCTGCTGAAACAAAACCTGCAGAATTACAAACTGCTGCTGCCGTGTATACAAGTTCTCCGCGTCTACGCCAGCAACT CGGTGAACGGCGTGTCTCTGGGAAAGAGCGGCGTCGTGGAGATGATGTTCAAAGTCATCGGACCCTACAGCAAGAAGAACACCACTCTGCTGAA AGTGGCCCTTGATACGGTGGCAGTATTGCTGAAATCAA aaATGAATGCCCGGCGGGCGGTAGACAGGGGACACATGCCAGCTCTGCTCGCCATCTATCAGGACTGGCACCAGAACGACACACGCCACAGACACGTGCTGATTCGCAAGAGCATTCTGGGTTGCATCAAAAACCTCACCAACATCAAGCTGGGTAGAAAGGCTTTCATCGACGCAGATGGCATGAGGATTCTCTACAACACATCTACT GAGTGTTTGCCTGTTAGGACTTTGGATCCTCTAGTCAACATTTCCAGCCTGATCATGAGAAAGTGCTTTCCAAAGAACCGCTTGCCTGTGCCCACCATTAAGAGCGTCTTTCATTACCCACTACCACACGTTCCAGCCAGCGGACCCGTAGCTCAACTCTACAGTCAGCCCCCGGGGG tggaTGACGTTGTAGATGAGAGTGATGATAACGAGGACACAGAGATTGACACggagaatgaggaggatgagaaggACCACAAGTCACAG AATCATGATGTCGAGACTGATCTCAACAAACTACGACCCAGACAGATACCCATACGCCCATTTGATGAATTAAGACCTTTCGAGTGTTTCTTTCCGGAATTTTCTGAGGATTTTCAG GACTATGATTTTGAGACTAACAAATCCATGTCCCCTCCCGCTCCTGAAGCTCCAAAGCACCAAAAACACTCTATAGTCATCCCCACAGCTCAGACCAAACCCAGAAACAAATCCTCACACCAGAACCAGGGAGATAAACCACTGGATCTGGACGGCATCTCAATCGCCAAAGCTCCAGAGCGGGAGCTGGTACACGGTCTGAGCCGGCTGCTTCTTGACACGTCCGATCCGGTGAATGGAGGAAGCTGTGTGGAGGCGGGGCTTCAGGAAGAGGGTGGGGAGCAGGCGGAGCTCGAGGTGCCCGATACTGCCGCCCTTCTGCCTCTGCATGACCCCGATCTGTACCTGGAGATGGTGAAGGGAACGTTCTCTGTGCCTGGGTACACTGAGGTGGCGTATCCGGATTATTTTGGTCACGTAGCACCCAGCTTTCGTGAGCACATTTTCGAGAGGGTTTATGGTGTCCAGAG GGCAAAAATCTTCCAGGATATTGAGAGGCTCATTCACCCCAGTGACATCATGGATAAAGTTGTGTATGACCTTGACCTGCAGAG ctgtccGTTAATCGATGACGGCGAGTCTCTGAAGTTCAACTCGCAGTTTGAATCGGGGAACTTGCGCAAAGCAATTCAAGTCAGAAA GTTCGAGTATGACTTGGTGCTAAACTCGGACATCAATAGTAATCACTATCATCAGTGGTTCTACTTTGAGGTGAGCGGAATGCGTGTGGGGGTACCGTATCGCTTCAACATCATCAACTGTGAAAAATCCAACAGCCAGTTCAACTACG GCATGCAGGCGCTCATGTACTCTGTACAGGAAGCGATCAGGGGAAGCCCTCGCTGGGTTCGTACTGGATCTGACATCTGCTACTACAA GAACCATTTCTCACGGAGCTCCATCGCAGCTGGGGGTCAGAAAGGCAAATCCTATTACACCATCACCTTTACTGTGACCTTTCATCACAAGGATGACGTCTGTTACTTTGCCTATCATTACCCGTACACCTACTCGACCCTGAAG ATGCATCTCCAGAAGCTGCACGCTCTGTGCACGCCTCACATCTACTACAGACAGCAGCAGCTTTGTAAGACGCTCGGCGGAAACGACTGCCCTCtgctgaccatcacagccatgcCGGAGTCCTCCAGCAACGACCACGTCTGCCAGTTCA AGAACCGGCCGCTTGTGTTCCTCTCCGCACGCGTTCACCCCGGAGAGACCAACGCCAGCTGGGTGATGAAGGGCACGCTGGAGTTCCTGATGAGCTCTGGCCCTCTGGCACAAAGCCTTCGAGAGAGCTACATCTTCAAAATCATCCCTATGCTCAACCCAGACGGGGTCATCAATGGAAA TCACAGGTGTTCTCTGAGCGGCGAGGATCTGAACAGACAGTGGCAGAACCCCAGTGCGGAGCTTCACCCCACCATCTACCACACCAAGAGTCTGCTGCAGTACCTCAGCGCTATCGGGAGAGCACCACTg gtattcTGTGACTACCACGGCCACTCGAGGAAGAAGAATGTGTTCATGTACGGCTGCAGTGTAAAGGAGACGGTGTGGCAGACCAACGTCAGTGCCAGCTCCTGTGACCTGCAGGAGGATCTGGGATAcagg aCTCTCCCTAAGTTGCTGTCTCAGCTGGCTCCTGCCTTTAGCTTGTCCAGCTGCAGCTTCGTGGTGGAGCGCTCTAAAGAGTCGACGGCGCGAGTGGTGGTGTGGAACGAGATCGGCGTCCAGCGCAGCTACACCATGGAGAGCACGCTGTGCGGCTGCGACCAGGGCAAATACAAG ggTCTCCAGATCGGGACGAGGGAGCTGGAGGAAATGGGAGCCCAGTTCTGTGTGGCTCTGCTCAGACTAAGACGCCACACGTCACCTCTGGAGCTGCGTAACCACAACACGCACCTGCTGGACGTGGAGAGTGATTTAATAGACACAAG
- the agtpbp1 gene encoding cytosolic carboxypeptidase 1 isoform X3, protein MLLGQLERFNGETLHSDSEAIRQVTGKILHLIQTQEKTHKEIMAKGSSGMEVILSTLENTRDLQTTLSVLGILNELLTVGGGRRIGVFVSKGGTGILLQLLISSGRETSPSEELMLQIHALLAKVGPKDRKFGIKARLIGALNVTVNLLKQNLQNYKLLLPCIQVLRVYASNSVNGVSLGKSGVVEMMFKVIGPYSKKNTTLLKVALDTVAVLLKSKMNARRAVDRGHMPALLAIYQDWHQNDTRHRHVLIRKSILGCIKNLTNIKLGRKAFIDADGMRILYNTSTECLPVRTLDPLVNISSLIMRKCFPKNRLPVPTIKSVFHYPLPHVPASGPVAQLYSQPPGVDDVVDESDDNEDTEIDTENEEDEKDHKSQNHDVETDLNKLRPRQIPIRPFDELRPFECFFPEFSEDFQDYDFETNKSMSPPAPEAPKHQKHSIVIPTAQTKPRNKSSHQNQGDKPLDLDGISIAKAPERELVHGLSRLLLDTSDPVNGGSCVEAGLQEEGGEQAELEVPDTAALLPLHDPDLYLEMVKGTFSVPGYTEVAYPDYFGHVAPSFREHIFERVYGVQRAKIFQDIERLIHPSDIMDKVVYDLDLQSCPLIDDGESLKFNSQFESGNLRKAIQVRKFEYDLVLNSDINSNHYHQWFYFEVSGMRVGVPYRFNIINCEKSNSQFNYGMQALMYSVQEAIRGSPRWVRTGSDICYYKNHFSRSSIAAGGQKGKSYYTITFTVTFHHKDDVCYFAYHYPYTYSTLKMHLQKLHALCTPHIYYRQQQLCKTLGGNDCPLLTITAMPESSSNDHVCQFKNRPLVFLSARVHPGETNASWVMKGTLEFLMSSGPLAQSLRESYIFKIIPMLNPDGVINGNHRCSLSGEDLNRQWQNPSAELHPTIYHTKSLLQYLSAIGRAPLVFCDYHGHSRKKNVFMYGCSVKETVWQTNVSASSCDLQEDLGYRTLPKLLSQLAPAFSLSSCSFVVERSKESTARVVVWNEIGVQRSYTMESTLCGCDQGKYKGLQIGTRELEEMGAQFCVALLRLRRHTSPLELRNHNTHLLDVESDLIDTSPTTYVMEEDEPAYIEEVDYSAESDDENDPELEPAHLDLNSDPEFNHQDSLT, encoded by the exons ATGTTACTCGGGCAGTTGGAGAGGTTCAATGGAGAGACCCTGCACTCCGACAGTGAGGCCATCAGACAGGTGACCGGCAAAATCCTGCACCTCATCCAGACTCAAG AGAAGACGCATAAGGAGATCATGGCTAAAGGCTCGAGTGGGATGGAGGTCATTCTCTCAACTCTAGAG AACACAAGGGATTTGCAGACAACTCTGAGCGTCCTGGGGATTCTGAATGAGCTGTTGACTGTGG GTGGCGGCCGCAGGATTGGCGTGTTCGTATCTAAAGGAGGAACCGGCATCCTCCTGCAGTTACTGATCAGCTCCGGCAGAGAAACGTCTCCCAGTGAAGAGCTCATGCTGCAGATCCACGCTCTACTAGCCAAAGTCGGGCCTAAAG ACAGGAAGTTTGGAATTAAAGCACGGCTGATCGGGGCTCTGAACGTGACCGTGAATCTGCTGAAACAAAACCTGCAGAATTACAAACTGCTGCTGCCGTGTATACAAGTTCTCCGCGTCTACGCCAGCAACT CGGTGAACGGCGTGTCTCTGGGAAAGAGCGGCGTCGTGGAGATGATGTTCAAAGTCATCGGACCCTACAGCAAGAAGAACACCACTCTGCTGAA AGTGGCCCTTGATACGGTGGCAGTATTGCTGAAATCAA aaATGAATGCCCGGCGGGCGGTAGACAGGGGACACATGCCAGCTCTGCTCGCCATCTATCAGGACTGGCACCAGAACGACACACGCCACAGACACGTGCTGATTCGCAAGAGCATTCTGGGTTGCATCAAAAACCTCACCAACATCAAGCTGGGTAGAAAGGCTTTCATCGACGCAGATGGCATGAGGATTCTCTACAACACATCTACT GAGTGTTTGCCTGTTAGGACTTTGGATCCTCTAGTCAACATTTCCAGCCTGATCATGAGAAAGTGCTTTCCAAAGAACCGCTTGCCTGTGCCCACCATTAAGAGCGTCTTTCATTACCCACTACCACACGTTCCAGCCAGCGGACCCGTAGCTCAACTCTACAGTCAGCCCCCGGGGG tggaTGACGTTGTAGATGAGAGTGATGATAACGAGGACACAGAGATTGACACggagaatgaggaggatgagaaggACCACAAGTCACAG AATCATGATGTCGAGACTGATCTCAACAAACTACGACCCAGACAGATACCCATACGCCCATTTGATGAATTAAGACCTTTCGAGTGTTTCTTTCCGGAATTTTCTGAGGATTTTCAG GACTATGATTTTGAGACTAACAAATCCATGTCCCCTCCCGCTCCTGAAGCTCCAAAGCACCAAAAACACTCTATAGTCATCCCCACAGCTCAGACCAAACCCAGAAACAAATCCTCACACCAGAACCAGGGAGATAAACCACTGGATCTGGACGGCATCTCAATCGCCAAAGCTCCAGAGCGGGAGCTGGTACACGGTCTGAGCCGGCTGCTTCTTGACACGTCCGATCCGGTGAATGGAGGAAGCTGTGTGGAGGCGGGGCTTCAGGAAGAGGGTGGGGAGCAGGCGGAGCTCGAGGTGCCCGATACTGCCGCCCTTCTGCCTCTGCATGACCCCGATCTGTACCTGGAGATGGTGAAGGGAACGTTCTCTGTGCCTGGGTACACTGAGGTGGCGTATCCGGATTATTTTGGTCACGTAGCACCCAGCTTTCGTGAGCACATTTTCGAGAGGGTTTATGGTGTCCAGAG GGCAAAAATCTTCCAGGATATTGAGAGGCTCATTCACCCCAGTGACATCATGGATAAAGTTGTGTATGACCTTGACCTGCAGAG ctgtccGTTAATCGATGACGGCGAGTCTCTGAAGTTCAACTCGCAGTTTGAATCGGGGAACTTGCGCAAAGCAATTCAAGTCAGAAA GTTCGAGTATGACTTGGTGCTAAACTCGGACATCAATAGTAATCACTATCATCAGTGGTTCTACTTTGAGGTGAGCGGAATGCGTGTGGGGGTACCGTATCGCTTCAACATCATCAACTGTGAAAAATCCAACAGCCAGTTCAACTACG GCATGCAGGCGCTCATGTACTCTGTACAGGAAGCGATCAGGGGAAGCCCTCGCTGGGTTCGTACTGGATCTGACATCTGCTACTACAA GAACCATTTCTCACGGAGCTCCATCGCAGCTGGGGGTCAGAAAGGCAAATCCTATTACACCATCACCTTTACTGTGACCTTTCATCACAAGGATGACGTCTGTTACTTTGCCTATCATTACCCGTACACCTACTCGACCCTGAAG ATGCATCTCCAGAAGCTGCACGCTCTGTGCACGCCTCACATCTACTACAGACAGCAGCAGCTTTGTAAGACGCTCGGCGGAAACGACTGCCCTCtgctgaccatcacagccatgcCGGAGTCCTCCAGCAACGACCACGTCTGCCAGTTCA AGAACCGGCCGCTTGTGTTCCTCTCCGCACGCGTTCACCCCGGAGAGACCAACGCCAGCTGGGTGATGAAGGGCACGCTGGAGTTCCTGATGAGCTCTGGCCCTCTGGCACAAAGCCTTCGAGAGAGCTACATCTTCAAAATCATCCCTATGCTCAACCCAGACGGGGTCATCAATGGAAA TCACAGGTGTTCTCTGAGCGGCGAGGATCTGAACAGACAGTGGCAGAACCCCAGTGCGGAGCTTCACCCCACCATCTACCACACCAAGAGTCTGCTGCAGTACCTCAGCGCTATCGGGAGAGCACCACTg gtattcTGTGACTACCACGGCCACTCGAGGAAGAAGAATGTGTTCATGTACGGCTGCAGTGTAAAGGAGACGGTGTGGCAGACCAACGTCAGTGCCAGCTCCTGTGACCTGCAGGAGGATCTGGGATAcagg aCTCTCCCTAAGTTGCTGTCTCAGCTGGCTCCTGCCTTTAGCTTGTCCAGCTGCAGCTTCGTGGTGGAGCGCTCTAAAGAGTCGACGGCGCGAGTGGTGGTGTGGAACGAGATCGGCGTCCAGCGCAGCTACACCATGGAGAGCACGCTGTGCGGCTGCGACCAGGGCAAATACAAG ggTCTCCAGATCGGGACGAGGGAGCTGGAGGAAATGGGAGCCCAGTTCTGTGTGGCTCTGCTCAGACTAAGACGCCACACGTCACCTCTGGAGCTGCGTAACCACAACACGCACCTGCTGGACGTGGAGAGTGATTTAATAGACACAAG